In Sander lucioperca isolate FBNREF2018 chromosome 21, SLUC_FBN_1.2, whole genome shotgun sequence, the following proteins share a genomic window:
- the LOC116063960 gene encoding serine/threonine-protein kinase SBK1-like, with amino-acid sequence MNSSPHGSRASIDILEELQLIAAQNLEKLDINKYYEVVCELGKGTYGKVDLVIHKIRGTKMALKFLRKKTTKLKSFLREYSISLYLSPCPFIINMYGIAFETDEYYIFAQEYALAGDLFDIIPPQVGLSETVAKRCVHQVAIALDYLHCKKLVHRDIKPENILIFDKECRKVKLSDFGMTRRAGSPVKRVSGTIPYTAPELCDTTRQEGFCVDYSTDVWAFGVLLFCMLTGNFPWEKAMPNDTFYEEFVRWQRRRTGTVPSQWRRFTDEGLRMFRRLLSIEQERRCSVKEVFSYFNQCWMLDTENGNSSSLASSAPPLDIRSSSSEEDVLVDRLKQQSLSPACVVVKGNIMMDTHYSSMSTNSSSSSTGSYERVNRENNERGRVLVATPIEICV; translated from the exons ATGAACTCCTCGCCCCACGGCTCCCGCGCCTCCATCGACATCCTGGAGGAACTCCAGCTGATTGCTGCACAGAACCTGGAAAAACTGGACATCAACAAATACTATGAAGTCGTCTGTGAGCTGGGGAAGGGCACCTATGGCAAAGTGGACCTGGTCATCCACAAAATCCGAG gcaCAAAAATGGCCCTGAAGTTTCTGAGGAAGAAGACCACCAAGCTGAAGAGCTTCCTGAGAGAGTACAGCATCTCCCTTTACCTGTCGCCCTGCCCCTTCATCATCAACATGTACGGCATCGCCTTCGAAACAGACGAATACTACATCTTTGCTCAGGAGTACGCTCTGGCAGGTGATCTGTTTGACATCATCCCTCCACAG GTGGGACTCTCTGAGACGGTGGCCAAGCGCTGCGTCCACCAGGTGGCCATCGCCCTGGACTACCTGCACTGTAAGAAGCTGGTCCACAGAGACATCAAACCCGAGAACATCCTCATTTTTGACAAAGAGTGCCGGAAGGTCAAGCTCTCAGACTTTGGCATGACGCGGCGCGCCGGCTCTCCGGTAAAGCGGGTGAGCGGCACGATCCCATACACGGCGCCTGAGCTGTGCGACACCACGCGGCAGGAGGGCTTTTGCGTGGACTACAGCACGGACGTGTGGGCGTTTGGCGTGCTGCTCTTCTGCATGCTGACAGGAAACTTCCCCTGGGAGAAGGCCATGCCGAACGACACCTTCTACGAGGAGTTTGTGCGCTGGCAGCGTCGCCGGACGGGCACTGTGCCGTCGCAGTGGCGCCGCTTCACTGATGAGGGCCTACGAATGTTTCGTAGGCTCCTCTCCATCGAGCAGGAGCGCCGCTGCTCCGTCAAAGAAGTCTTCAGCTACTTTAACCAGTGCTGGATGTTGGACACCGAGAATGGGAACAGCAGCAGCTTGGCGAGCAGTGCCCCTCCTCTGGACATCAGATCGTCCTCATCTGAAGAGGACGTATTAGTGGACAGACTGAAGCAGCAGAGCTTGTCGCCTGCTTGTGTGGTGGTGAAGGGGAACATCATGATGGACACCCACTACTCCTCCATGTCCACAAACAGCTCGTCATCATCCACCGGCAGCTACGAGCGTGTCAACAGGGAAAACAACGAAAGAGGACGCGTCCTGGTGGCAACACCCATTGAGATCTGCGTGTAG